One segment of Mycoplasma sp. E35C DNA contains the following:
- the rplT gene encoding 50S ribosomal protein L20 yields MRVKGGPTTRRRRKKWLKQAEGTFGTRHASYKVAKQTVIKSAKYAFRDRKNKKREFRALWIQRLNGTLREMGVTYSVFINLLKKQQITINRKMLSEIAIHDPESFKKLVKEVTGK; encoded by the coding sequence ATGAGAGTTAAAGGCGGACCTACTACAAGAAGACGAAGAAAGAAATGATTAAAACAAGCCGAAGGAACATTCGGAACTCGTCATGCATCTTATAAAGTTGCGAAACAAACTGTTATTAAATCAGCTAAATACGCATTTAGAGACCGTAAGAATAAAAAACGTGAGTTCAGAGCTTTATGAATTCAACGTTTAAATGGTACTTTACGCGAAATGGGTGTAACTTATTCAGTATTCATCAATTTATTAAAGAAACAACAAATTACCATCAACCGTAAGATGTTATCTGAAATTGCGATTCATGATCCTGAATCATTCAAAAAATTAGTTAAAGAAGTAACAGGTAAATAA
- a CDS encoding dUTPase, whose amino-acid sequence MLIELKKLVTEQKELDNKIFKKTKSSYKKNQNQRRLWLLVEIGNLANHTKEFKFWKSAQVKDKIAILDAFAKVLHLTLSFLIQYEEEKKEDEVKYTYDLKPQKQQPSSLIISKRFLELYGLAKEMEDRWACETFTDKLITLFSLMQLEYKDLIKAYYKVHALILKRVEEDI is encoded by the coding sequence ATGCTTATAGAGCTTAAAAAGTTAGTAACAGAGCAAAAAGAGCTTGATAATAAGATTTTTAAAAAAACTAAAAGCTCTTATAAGAAGAACCAAAATCAAAGAAGATTGTGGTTGTTAGTTGAAATTGGTAATCTAGCTAACCATACTAAAGAATTTAAGTTCTGAAAAAGTGCTCAAGTAAAAGATAAAATTGCTATCTTAGATGCTTTCGCTAAGGTTTTACATCTAACATTAAGCTTCTTAATTCAATACGAAGAAGAAAAGAAAGAAGATGAAGTTAAATACACATATGATCTAAAACCTCAAAAACAACAACCATCAAGTTTAATTATTTCCAAACGATTTTTAGAACTTTATGGTTTAGCTAAAGAGATGGAAGATCGTTGAGCATGTGAAACTTTCACCGATAAGTTGATAACTTTATTTAGTTTAATGCAACTAGAATACAAAGACTTAATTAAAGCTTATTATAAAGTTCATGCTTTAATTTTAAAACGAGTTGAAGAAGATATTTAA
- the rpmI gene encoding 50S ribosomal protein L35 — protein MPKMKTKSAAAKRFKITKTGKIKRKHAYTSHLAPNKTTKQKRHLRKDATVHKTDFKRIKELISK, from the coding sequence ATGCCAAAAATGAAAACTAAAAGCGCAGCTGCAAAACGCTTTAAAATTACAAAAACGGGAAAAATTAAGCGTAAACACGCTTACACTTCTCACTTAGCACCTAATAAAACAACTAAACAAAAAAGACATCTAAGAAAAGATGCTACGGTGCACAAAACTGATTTCAAGAGAATCAAAGAATTAATTTCTAAATAA
- the arcC gene encoding carbamate kinase yields MKIVIALGGNALGNNPEEQKELVKVPAKKAANLVKNGHTVIIGHGNGPQVGMIYNAFSDAKKSNEKTATVPFAEAGGMSQGYIGYHMLSAIQTELNNQKLNNDVVYFQTLTYVDPKDPAFENPTKPVGPFFKTFEEAQKSNPTAKVVEDAGRGFRVVVPSPKPIDILGIETIKKTINSGAIAIVGGGGGIPVIDNNGTIKGLDGVIDKDFTCSKIAEKIDADIFVILTAVDFVYVNYNKPDQKKLETINVAELQEYIQQNQFAAGSMLPKVQAAINFVKNNPNKKAIIADLKDIELALEGKIGTTIVA; encoded by the coding sequence ATGAAAATTGTTATCGCATTAGGTGGTAATGCTCTAGGTAATAATCCAGAAGAGCAAAAAGAATTAGTTAAAGTTCCAGCAAAAAAAGCGGCAAATTTAGTTAAAAATGGTCATACTGTAATTATTGGTCACGGTAATGGACCACAAGTTGGAATGATTTACAACGCATTTAGTGATGCAAAAAAATCAAATGAAAAAACAGCAACAGTTCCTTTTGCTGAAGCTGGAGGGATGAGTCAAGGTTATATCGGATATCACATGCTTAGTGCTATTCAAACCGAATTAAATAACCAAAAACTAAACAATGATGTTGTTTATTTCCAAACTTTAACTTATGTAGATCCAAAAGATCCTGCTTTTGAAAATCCAACTAAACCAGTTGGACCATTCTTCAAAACTTTTGAAGAAGCACAAAAATCAAATCCAACAGCTAAGGTTGTTGAAGACGCTGGTCGTGGTTTTAGAGTAGTTGTACCAAGCCCTAAACCAATTGATATTTTAGGAATTGAAACTATTAAAAAAACAATCAATAGTGGTGCGATTGCTATCGTTGGTGGGGGTGGTGGCATCCCTGTTATTGACAACAACGGCACAATCAAAGGTTTAGATGGTGTAATCGACAAAGACTTTACTTGTTCAAAAATTGCTGAAAAAATTGATGCAGATATTTTTGTGATTTTAACTGCAGTTGATTTCGTTTATGTAAATTACAACAAACCAGATCAAAAGAAATTAGAAACAATTAATGTTGCTGAATTACAAGAATACATTCAACAAAATCAATTTGCTGCTGGTAGTATGCTACCAAAAGTTCAAGCAGCAATTAACTTTGTAAAAAATAATCCAAATAAAAAAGCTATTATTGCTGATTTAAAAGACATTGAATTAGCATTAGAAGGTAAAATTGGAACTACGATTGTTGCTTAA
- the pheS gene encoding phenylalanine--tRNA ligase subunit alpha — MKTINNILEQFKETIKTSKSEKELFVNKNIFVKKHVNPLFSQLKTITDLQEKKEFGKQLNFLQTEIDRLVEQTKDQLQTATDAEYKPKYDLMLPALNLVDGSMHPLNLVVNQIVDFFKKFNFTITNYPELVSVKHCFDDLNIPTDHPGRASSDTFYTDKNKNQLLRTHCTAGTIQAIAAMNKHKDIRVISFGNVYRNDTDDATHSHQFMQMDFMWVAKHLSLANLKWFVTKFIEHMFGSDLKTRFRLSHFPFTEPSFEVDVECWNCQSGCFLCKKTRWIEIMGSGVLHPNVLKAANIDPDEMVGIAAGIGIERIAMLKNNITDIRDFYLNDFRFNKQFYE, encoded by the coding sequence ATGAAAACAATCAATAATATCTTAGAACAATTCAAAGAAACGATCAAAACATCAAAGAGTGAAAAAGAGCTTTTTGTTAATAAAAATATCTTTGTTAAAAAACATGTAAATCCATTATTTTCACAATTAAAAACAATAACTGATTTACAAGAAAAAAAGGAGTTTGGTAAGCAATTAAACTTCTTACAAACTGAAATTGATCGTTTAGTTGAACAAACCAAAGACCAACTACAAACAGCAACTGATGCTGAATACAAACCTAAATATGATTTAATGCTTCCAGCATTAAATCTGGTTGATGGTTCGATGCATCCATTAAATTTAGTTGTAAATCAAATTGTTGATTTTTTTAAGAAATTTAACTTTACAATCACTAACTATCCAGAATTAGTTTCAGTTAAGCATTGTTTTGATGATTTAAATATACCAACTGATCACCCCGGGCGAGCTAGTAGCGATACTTTTTATACTGATAAAAACAAGAACCAATTATTAAGAACGCACTGTACAGCTGGAACAATCCAAGCAATTGCAGCAATGAATAAACATAAAGATATTCGTGTAATTAGTTTTGGTAATGTTTATCGTAATGATACAGATGATGCAACTCACTCACACCAATTTATGCAAATGGACTTTATGTGAGTGGCCAAGCACTTATCACTAGCCAATCTTAAATGGTTTGTTACCAAGTTTATTGAACATATGTTTGGTAGTGATCTAAAAACCCGTTTTCGATTATCACACTTCCCGTTTACTGAACCTAGTTTTGAAGTAGATGTTGAGTGCTGAAACTGTCAAAGTGGTTGTTTTTTATGTAAAAAAACCCGTTGAATTGAAATCATGGGATCTGGGGTATTACACCCTAATGTTCTAAAAGCAGCAAATATTGATCCAGATGAGATGGTTGGAATTGCAGCTGGAATTGGAATTGAAAGAATTGCAATGCTAAAAAATAACATCACTGATATTCGTGATTTTTATCTAAATGATTTCAGATTTAATAAACAATTTTATGAGTAA
- a CDS encoding YigZ family protein, which yields MVELYFKNSKFIGKFYKISSKDEIKKIIAELRLEYKKATHVCYGYLLDNNGVQAAGFSDDGEPKNTAGKPIYELLRIKNLTGYLVVVVRFFGGVKLGAGGLIKAYRKTAIATVELIESQK from the coding sequence ATGGTTGAGTTATACTTTAAAAATTCAAAATTTATCGGTAAATTCTATAAAATTTCGTCAAAAGATGAGATTAAAAAAATTATTGCTGAATTAAGATTAGAATACAAAAAAGCAACCCATGTTTGCTATGGATATTTATTAGATAACAACGGTGTGCAAGCTGCTGGTTTTAGTGATGATGGTGAACCTAAAAATACAGCAGGTAAACCTATTTATGAATTATTAAGAATTAAAAACTTAACAGGTTATTTAGTTGTAGTTGTTCGCTTTTTTGGCGGAGTTAAATTAGGGGCTGGTGGTTTAATAAAAGCGTATAGAAAAACTGCAATTGCAACAGTTGAATTGATAGAATCACAAAAATAA
- the hrcA gene encoding heat-inducible transcriptional repressor HrcA: MNHKLTERQIQILKAIINEYISTATAVGSKIILEKYFNNDVSSATIRNEMSVLEKENYIEKPHTSAGRVPTIKGYQYYEKNLAETQISDNLKQKLMAILTKRYYSIDEVIEQSVEFINNVTNLPSVITKFKSYDLLKRMDLIKINENTALILIVSSSGEVIKKTIKYQNLVQYNDVSTCVQIFNDRLVDTPFIELKDKLSAIKDIVRKKVHEYEFVMQRIINYIFDINEKNTINIKGTKKLVIHPEFHDHNKLSEILNLLENTSIWEQISFLQQKTGKSVITFGQDLGIDGISVASTIIETDQNKHQIAIVGPNRMEYGKIKGLLNILKEQVEKIDRVALPFDKADEE, encoded by the coding sequence ATGAATCATAAATTGACAGAACGCCAAATTCAGATTTTAAAAGCGATTATTAACGAATATATTTCAACAGCAACTGCTGTTGGTTCTAAAATCATTTTAGAAAAATATTTTAATAATGATGTTTCTAGTGCGACAATTCGTAATGAAATGTCGGTTTTAGAAAAAGAAAACTATATTGAAAAACCACACACATCAGCTGGCAGAGTTCCGACAATTAAGGGTTATCAATATTATGAAAAAAATTTAGCTGAAACCCAGATTTCAGATAATTTAAAACAAAAATTAATGGCGATCTTAACTAAACGTTATTATTCAATTGATGAAGTAATTGAACAATCCGTTGAGTTCATTAACAATGTTACTAATTTGCCTTCTGTCATTACAAAATTTAAATCTTATGATTTATTAAAACGTATGGATTTGATTAAAATTAATGAAAATACTGCGTTAATTTTAATCGTTTCTTCATCAGGTGAAGTAATTAAAAAAACCATTAAATATCAAAACTTAGTTCAATATAACGATGTTTCAACATGTGTGCAGATTTTTAATGATCGTTTAGTTGATACGCCATTTATTGAATTAAAAGATAAATTAAGTGCAATTAAAGATATTGTGCGTAAAAAAGTTCATGAATATGAATTTGTTATGCAACGAATTATTAACTATATCTTTGACATTAATGAAAAAAATACGATTAATATCAAAGGTACTAAAAAGTTAGTTATTCATCCAGAATTCCATGATCATAATAAGTTAAGTGAAATCTTAAATTTATTAGAAAATACTTCGATTTGAGAACAAATTTCATTCTTACAACAAAAAACAGGTAAGTCAGTTATCACCTTCGGGCAAGATTTAGGAATCGACGGTATATCAGTGGCATCAACAATTATTGAAACTGATCAAAACAAACATCAAATTGCCATTGTTGGTCCAAACCGAATGGAGTATGGTAAGATTAAAGGATTGTTAAATATTTTAAAAGAACAGGTTGAAAAAATTGACCGTGTTGCTTTGCCGTTTGATAAAGCTGATGAGGAATAA
- a CDS encoding 1-deoxy-D-xylulose-5-phosphate synthase: MKLLKTLKTYQDFLNLKKSDLNLLANEIREYLIDLGYKKSIHWSSNLGIVELSIALAYFFNLDQHKVFYDTSHQAYVHKMITGRFDQMDSIRETNGLSGLQNMNESKYDFYAGGHTSNSLSVASGLVFSNELLNNDQLIVPVIGDGSIANGIAFEAINNIGFHKHKMIVVINDNQMSISENFGEFNKMLSNLKDDDKNFFKQLGFSYIKVEDGHNLDAIFEGLEKAKQEVKNNPVIVHVKTIKGKGIKEAENDLIGSYHNSNRTNKTYEDQVGFAAAKYLDEKLKNNEKICLINPAMTYATGFINLINKYQKNYIDVGISEEHALSMASGVSINKIPVFLPIYSTFLQRSYDQLIHDLSRLNLGINLLIDRCGLNGTEGSSHHGIFDVGMIKNTPNSRIYAVSNPIVLERMINQATNNTDQVWAIRYPRYLEPFQNHEIYYKFNENINDWVKLNLFRILNRTALISYNNNANIFKTLLDQNGMAYIDSYDAILVHGEGLDQNIIQILNLYDEIYLYEDIYGNVGLANEFYRIMATHNYQNKKLIVYNFKQIPEHGNNKDLLNELNMGHEQVIEEIKKAHNHCDDQSVEIKRL, from the coding sequence ATGAAGTTATTAAAAACCCTTAAAACTTATCAAGATTTTTTAAATCTTAAAAAATCTGATCTAAATTTATTAGCTAATGAAATTAGGGAATACTTAATTGATTTAGGTTATAAAAAAAGTATTCATTGATCATCAAATCTAGGGATTGTTGAATTAAGTATTGCACTGGCTTATTTTTTTAATTTAGATCAACATAAGGTGTTTTATGACACTTCGCATCAAGCTTATGTTCACAAGATGATCACGGGCAGATTTGATCAAATGGATAGTATTCGTGAAACTAACGGTTTAAGTGGGTTACAAAATATGAATGAATCCAAGTATGATTTTTATGCAGGTGGTCATACTTCAAATTCGTTAAGTGTTGCTAGCGGTCTTGTTTTTAGTAATGAATTATTAAACAACGATCAATTAATTGTTCCTGTTATTGGAGATGGCAGCATTGCTAATGGAATTGCTTTTGAAGCAATTAATAACATCGGATTTCATAAGCATAAAATGATTGTTGTAATTAATGACAATCAGATGTCGATTTCAGAAAATTTTGGTGAATTTAACAAAATGTTAAGTAATCTAAAAGATGATGATAAAAACTTCTTTAAACAACTTGGATTTAGTTATATTAAAGTCGAAGATGGTCATAATTTAGATGCTATTTTTGAAGGTTTAGAAAAAGCTAAACAAGAAGTTAAAAATAACCCTGTTATCGTTCATGTTAAGACAATTAAAGGTAAGGGTATTAAAGAAGCAGAAAACGATCTAATTGGTTCATATCATAACTCAAATCGAACTAATAAAACTTACGAAGATCAGGTTGGTTTTGCTGCTGCAAAATATTTAGATGAAAAATTAAAAAACAACGAGAAAATCTGCTTAATTAATCCAGCCATGACTTATGCAACAGGGTTTATTAATCTAATTAATAAATATCAAAAAAATTACATTGATGTTGGTATCTCAGAAGAGCACGCATTATCAATGGCATCTGGTGTTTCAATTAATAAAATTCCTGTTTTTTTACCAATTTATTCAACATTTTTACAAAGAAGTTATGATCAATTAATTCATGATTTATCACGTTTAAATTTAGGAATTAATCTATTAATTGATCGTTGCGGATTAAATGGAACAGAAGGATCATCACACCATGGAATTTTTGATGTAGGAATGATAAAAAATACGCCAAACTCAAGAATTTATGCAGTGAGCAACCCCATTGTTTTAGAGCGCATGATTAATCAAGCAACTAACAACACAGATCAGGTATGAGCAATTCGATATCCTCGTTATCTAGAACCATTCCAAAATCATGAAATTTATTACAAATTTAATGAAAATATCAATGACTGGGTTAAGTTAAATTTATTTAGAATACTCAATCGAACAGCATTAATTTCATATAACAATAATGCTAATATTTTTAAAACCTTACTAGATCAAAACGGAATGGCATACATCGATTCGTATGATGCTATCTTAGTTCACGGAGAAGGATTAGATCAAAACATCATTCAGATCTTAAATCTATATGATGAAATTTATTTATATGAAGACATCTATGGAAACGTTGGATTAGCCAATGAATTCTATAGAATTATGGCGACACATAATTATCAAAACAAAAAACTGATTGTTTATAACTTTAAACAAATTCCAGAACACGGAAATAATAAAGATCTACTAAACGAACTAAATATGGGTCATGAACAAGTGATTGAAGAGATTAAAAAAGCCCATAATCATTGTGATGATCAATCAGTTGAAATCAAACGCTTATAA
- the uvrC gene encoding excinuclease ABC subunit UvrC yields the protein MDFNLKQKMDLAPKKPGCYLWKDNLNQIIYIGKAKNIFKRIHQYFNGPKDLKTSKLVRDIYDVEFIEVKTENEALLLEANLIKKHKPKYNILLKDNNGYPYILITNEKHPRLLYTRYFDPKKGKYYGPFASAEMKTYELYNLLLKLFPLKNCFNKNKRKCEYYDLNLCMKACTHEVTDDDYFRVKQNIDYFFNHGADQVLEQLKQKEIVASEKLDFELAKKYYELQKAINLIFDKQIVNLFNNKERIDVLAYQTKDNVISIVLFSYVEGKLVSKNSICDFYYNDEQEVLTSYLTQYYELNIKPKTLYASLNNENIALLNNSLNIDVINPSTGKMYEIMLLALQNANSQLLQKYQSLVKKENLITEAIDQLKAMLHLDKLDIIEVFDNSNLFNTDNVSAMIVFEKNQFNKKKYRKYKLTDNQNQGDYHYMYEVIYRRLYHSLKEGFKDLADLIILDGGKPQILAAKKVIKDLEINGKINIIGLAKNNKHQTDKLVDIDLNEHELDKKSSLYFFLANLQEEVHKFAITYFRKTKAKSFYKSQLDEIKGLGKIRKQKLIDHFKTIDKIKEASIENLSQIVPIEVAKLIKSKLNSN from the coding sequence ATGGATTTTAATCTGAAACAAAAGATGGATCTCGCACCAAAAAAACCAGGGTGTTATTTATGAAAAGATAATCTTAATCAGATTATTTATATTGGTAAAGCCAAAAATATCTTTAAGAGAATTCATCAATACTTCAATGGACCTAAGGATTTAAAAACATCAAAACTAGTTAGAGATATTTATGATGTTGAATTTATTGAAGTTAAAACTGAAAATGAAGCTTTATTATTAGAAGCTAATTTAATCAAAAAACATAAACCTAAATACAATATCTTATTAAAAGATAACAATGGTTATCCTTACATTTTAATTACCAACGAAAAACATCCAAGATTGTTATATACAAGATATTTTGATCCTAAAAAAGGTAAATATTACGGTCCATTTGCTTCTGCTGAAATGAAGACATATGAACTGTATAATTTGTTGTTAAAATTGTTTCCTTTGAAAAACTGTTTTAATAAAAACAAGCGTAAATGTGAGTATTATGATCTAAATTTATGCATGAAAGCATGCACGCATGAAGTTACGGATGATGATTATTTTAGAGTTAAGCAAAATATTGATTATTTCTTTAATCATGGAGCAGATCAAGTTTTAGAACAATTAAAACAAAAAGAGATTGTTGCTAGTGAAAAATTAGATTTTGAACTTGCTAAAAAATACTACGAATTACAAAAAGCAATCAATTTAATTTTTGATAAACAAATCGTTAATTTGTTCAATAACAAAGAACGCATTGACGTTTTAGCTTACCAAACCAAAGATAATGTCATTAGTATTGTTTTATTTTCTTATGTTGAAGGTAAGTTGGTATCAAAAAATAGTATTTGTGATTTTTATTACAATGACGAACAAGAAGTCTTAACTTCTTATTTAACCCAATATTATGAATTAAACATAAAACCAAAAACATTGTATGCTTCATTAAATAATGAAAATATAGCTTTATTAAATAATTCATTAAATATTGATGTTATTAATCCTTCAACAGGTAAGATGTATGAAATTATGCTTTTAGCTTTGCAAAATGCTAATAGTCAATTATTACAAAAATATCAATCATTAGTTAAAAAAGAAAATTTAATCACTGAAGCTATTGATCAACTAAAAGCGATGTTGCATTTAGATAAATTAGATATTATTGAAGTTTTTGATAATTCCAATTTATTTAATACCGATAACGTTTCAGCAATGATTGTTTTTGAAAAAAATCAATTTAATAAGAAAAAATATCGTAAGTATAAGTTGACTGATAATCAAAATCAAGGTGATTATCATTACATGTATGAAGTGATTTATCGTAGGTTATATCATTCACTAAAAGAAGGTTTTAAAGATTTAGCAGATTTAATTATTCTTGATGGTGGAAAACCGCAAATTTTAGCAGCTAAAAAAGTTATAAAAGATTTAGAAATCAACGGTAAAATTAACATTATTGGTCTAGCTAAAAATAACAAACACCAAACTGATAAATTGGTTGATATAGATCTTAATGAACACGAATTAGATAAGAAATCTAGCTTATATTTTTTCTTAGCAAATCTTCAAGAAGAAGTTCATAAATTTGCCATAACTTATTTCAGAAAAACAAAAGCTAAATCATTTTATAAATCTCAACTAGATGAAATTAAAGGTTTAGGAAAAATAAGAAAACAAAAGTTAATTGATCACTTTAAAACTATTGATAAGATCAAAGAAGCATCAATCGAAAATCTAAGTCAAATTGTCCCTATTGAAGTGGCTAAATTGATTAAATCTAAATTAAATTCCAACTAA
- the infC gene encoding translation initiation factor IF-3 — MSQQNRNNRQKASLPPINKNIKFNSFTLIDENGSNLGVMNKEQALALGESKGLDVVIISNNPNTVIAKLMDYGKHVYEQKRKKRDSKKKQTVVKVKEITFKATVANHDIQWRAKKSIEWLNDGFHVKFLIRVFSRMITRENLIKEIYDKFYEIIKDHADLQKPFTKVSHNMYEALFVPAKNKKKAESSSETNAEPTQNNN, encoded by the coding sequence ATGAGCCAACAGAACAGAAACAACAGACAAAAAGCATCTTTACCACCAATTAATAAAAACATTAAGTTTAACAGTTTTACATTAATTGATGAAAACGGTTCTAACTTAGGTGTTATGAATAAAGAACAAGCATTAGCTTTGGGTGAAAGTAAAGGATTGGATGTTGTTATCATCTCAAATAATCCCAACACTGTGATTGCCAAGTTAATGGACTATGGTAAGCATGTTTATGAGCAAAAGCGTAAGAAACGTGATAGCAAAAAGAAACAAACCGTTGTCAAGGTAAAAGAAATTACTTTTAAAGCAACAGTGGCTAACCACGACATTCAATGACGTGCAAAAAAATCAATTGAATGACTAAACGATGGGTTCCATGTTAAATTCTTGATTCGGGTGTTTTCAAGAATGATTACCAGAGAAAACTTGATTAAAGAAATTTATGACAAGTTCTATGAAATCATTAAAGATCACGCTGATTTGCAAAAACCTTTTACAAAGGTTTCTCACAACATGTATGAAGCTTTATTCGTTCCAGCTAAGAACAAGAAAAAAGCTGAATCTAGTTCAGAAACTAACGCTGAACCAACACAAAACAATAACTAA